In the genome of Coraliomargarita algicola, one region contains:
- a CDS encoding sodium:solute symporter family transporter — protein MNILEAVLFITAVISVIALGIWKSRSEELKSKHAASDYFLAGRGLSWWLVGFSLIAANISTEQFVGMSGGAADRQGLAIASWEWIASITLVIVAFWFLPKFLRTGIYTIPEFLEYRFDTVARLAMSIPAVLTLVFVNTSTVIFSGAKFVSEYYADVPIINNLTAMCWAIAILAALYVFIGGLKACAWTDLIWGSALVIGGAIVMFMAFNYLGEKPAEELILTKVANSEATVQQIEQAGSLERFMLLNDGVDGEAEAVVGKNAAGGKLHMVRPSDDPDIPWTALLIGMWIPNFFYWGLNQFIVQRTLGSKSLAEGQRGIVFAAFLKLIIPFVVVIPGIMAFNLFSDDLRSTADGANTKIIASASTDALFKVDEDYVSLNPEKALEIYTTNLTASGAKLEDLDTGLDSMEMANRINNAAAEVKAANPDLVIAGTLKGYDYDAAFPVLVRNLIKPMPWISWFVLAALCGAVISSLASMLNSASTLATMDLYAKFTGEKDQAKLVAVGRTLVIVFVLLAASFAPKLDAFRSIFAYIQEFQGFISPGILAVFVFGFFSPKTPRYFGVVGIVTSVVVYGALLLFASEIAFLNRMAITVGIVLLTGLTLTILKPLDKPVEMPVNEEMDLKTSPFAKAAGVGVVILTISLYIVFW, from the coding sequence ATGAATATACTTGAAGCCGTTCTCTTCATAACCGCAGTTATCAGCGTCATTGCACTAGGTATTTGGAAAAGTCGCAGTGAAGAGCTGAAAAGCAAGCATGCCGCCAGCGACTACTTTCTAGCTGGTCGCGGTCTGAGCTGGTGGCTGGTCGGCTTCTCCTTGATCGCCGCGAATATATCAACAGAGCAGTTTGTCGGTATGTCCGGGGGAGCCGCCGATCGCCAAGGACTGGCCATCGCTTCCTGGGAGTGGATTGCCTCCATCACGCTCGTCATTGTCGCATTCTGGTTTCTGCCCAAATTCCTGCGTACCGGCATCTATACAATTCCAGAATTTCTAGAGTATCGCTTTGATACGGTGGCTCGGCTGGCCATGTCGATTCCTGCCGTGCTTACGCTGGTTTTTGTCAACACATCGACGGTCATCTTCTCGGGGGCCAAATTCGTCTCCGAATACTATGCGGACGTGCCGATCATCAACAACCTGACCGCCATGTGCTGGGCGATTGCGATACTAGCGGCGCTCTATGTTTTCATCGGTGGATTGAAGGCCTGCGCCTGGACCGACTTAATCTGGGGTTCCGCACTGGTTATCGGGGGAGCCATTGTCATGTTTATGGCCTTTAATTACCTCGGCGAAAAGCCAGCCGAAGAATTGATTCTCACTAAAGTCGCCAACTCCGAAGCCACCGTTCAGCAGATCGAACAGGCTGGCTCACTGGAACGTTTCATGTTGCTGAACGACGGTGTCGACGGTGAAGCCGAAGCGGTCGTCGGCAAAAACGCCGCTGGCGGAAAACTGCACATGGTGCGTCCGTCCGACGATCCCGACATCCCGTGGACCGCACTGCTGATCGGCATGTGGATTCCGAATTTCTTCTACTGGGGTCTCAACCAATTTATCGTGCAACGAACCCTGGGCTCCAAGTCGCTGGCGGAAGGACAGAGGGGCATCGTTTTCGCCGCTTTCCTCAAGTTAATCATTCCCTTTGTCGTCGTGATCCCGGGCATCATGGCCTTTAATTTGTTTTCGGATGACCTCCGAAGCACCGCAGATGGCGCCAACACGAAGATTATCGCATCCGCATCCACAGATGCTCTGTTCAAAGTCGATGAGGATTATGTATCGCTCAATCCGGAGAAGGCACTGGAGATTTATACAACCAATCTAACCGCATCCGGTGCCAAGCTAGAAGACTTGGACACAGGGCTCGATTCGATGGAAATGGCGAACCGAATCAATAACGCCGCTGCAGAAGTCAAAGCCGCGAACCCTGATCTCGTAATCGCCGGCACACTGAAAGGCTACGATTACGATGCGGCCTTCCCCGTGCTCGTACGCAATCTGATCAAACCCATGCCATGGATCTCCTGGTTCGTCTTAGCAGCTCTCTGTGGCGCAGTCATCAGCTCGCTGGCGTCCATGCTCAACTCGGCTTCGACACTTGCCACGATGGACCTCTACGCAAAATTTACCGGCGAAAAGGATCAGGCCAAACTCGTCGCCGTCGGCCGCACTCTGGTCATCGTTTTCGTTCTCTTAGCCGCATCCTTTGCACCGAAGCTAGACGCCTTCCGAAGCATCTTCGCCTACATTCAAGAATTTCAGGGATTTATTTCCCCCGGCATTCTAGCCGTCTTCGTCTTCGGCTTCTTTTCCCCAAAAACACCCCGTTACTTCGGCGTCGTGGGGATCGTCACCAGTGTCGTCGTCTATGGCGCCCTACTTCTCTTCGCCTCAGAGATTGCGTTTCTCAACCGCATGGCGATCACCGTCGGCATCGTGCTCTTGACAGGGCTCACACTAACGATTCTCAAACCTTTGGACAAACCAGTAGAAATGCCAGTCAATGAGGAGATGGATCTGAAAACC
- a CDS encoding sigma-70 family RNA polymerase sigma factor: protein MHESKVRAYVRAGLPTIEDVNEVMQEVSLVAWRKFSTLEDAEGFGRWMCVIARYEILKYRRSKARDRLVLDEDLLSLIADEGVEETSERAAEIQALQKCIRKLPEKYRGLVIKAYTPDQSKKKLAAEIGKTPAALYQLLSRLRLTLLNCVQGKLANEGIK from the coding sequence ATGCACGAGTCCAAGGTGCGTGCGTATGTACGTGCAGGGCTGCCTACGATTGAGGATGTGAACGAAGTCATGCAGGAAGTCAGTCTGGTGGCCTGGCGTAAATTCTCGACACTTGAGGACGCGGAAGGATTCGGGCGTTGGATGTGCGTGATTGCACGCTATGAAATTCTGAAATACCGCCGATCCAAGGCGAGAGATCGCTTGGTTTTGGATGAAGACCTACTGAGCTTGATTGCCGATGAAGGCGTCGAGGAAACCTCCGAACGTGCTGCAGAAATTCAGGCACTGCAGAAGTGTATCCGTAAATTGCCTGAGAAATATCGTGGGCTTGTGATTAAAGCCTATACCCCCGATCAGTCGAAAAAGAAACTCGCAGCTGAAATTGGTAAGACACCAGCTGCGCTCTATCAGTTGCTCAGTCGTCTTCGACTGACCTTACTGAATTGTGTTCAAGGTAAATTGGCCAATGAGGGGATCAAATGA
- a CDS encoding sulfatase — protein sequence MTKNLAGLFFFGSAVLMSSTILRAESARPNILLCVADDAGLHAGAYGTDWVATPTMDRLADHGLLFQRAYTPNSKCGPSRACILTGRNSWQLKEAGNHWASFPLEFKSVAEVLNENGYHVGYTGKGWLPGKAFDANGKRRDVLVNQYTDLTLDPPTSGIHIVDYVANFKTFLNDGQSEEPFFFWYGGWEPHRKYEFQSGRKVGGKSLEDVKWIPEFWPDTDVVRDDILDYVFELEYFDARLGEMVDELEARGILDNTIIIVTSDNGMPFPRVKGQTYEYSNHLPLIIYWPEGIRSAGRSVDEFVSLIDLVPTFLEVAGIEADRSGMASITGRSLSPILENRPSEQVRDHVLLGKERHDVGRPNNVGYPTRAIVEGDFLYIINFEPGRWPVGNPEAGYANTDGGATKTEILEGRTDPSLHHFWQWNFGKRPQEELYQISEDPDCLLNLAGYPEFVDKRNKLRLRLLQRLTDEGDPRMAGHGDIFDEYPYMDPKSVDLYERTMEGVEVRSAWLSPSDFEAGPVGIETLE from the coding sequence TTGACTAAAAACTTAGCGGGGCTGTTTTTTTTCGGCTCTGCTGTGTTGATGTCGTCCACTATATTGAGGGCAGAATCCGCTAGGCCCAATATTTTGCTTTGTGTGGCGGATGATGCCGGCTTGCATGCGGGGGCATACGGAACCGATTGGGTCGCCACGCCTACGATGGACCGCTTGGCGGATCATGGTCTTCTTTTTCAACGAGCCTATACGCCCAATTCCAAATGTGGACCGTCGCGCGCTTGCATCCTGACAGGGCGGAACTCCTGGCAGTTAAAAGAGGCCGGTAATCACTGGGCTTCGTTTCCTCTGGAGTTTAAGTCTGTGGCCGAGGTCTTGAACGAGAATGGCTACCATGTCGGCTATACGGGCAAAGGCTGGCTGCCGGGAAAAGCCTTTGATGCAAATGGCAAGCGGCGCGATGTATTGGTGAATCAATATACCGATCTCACTCTCGATCCGCCTACCAGTGGGATTCATATCGTTGATTATGTGGCCAATTTTAAGACCTTTCTGAACGATGGTCAAAGCGAAGAGCCCTTTTTCTTTTGGTATGGAGGCTGGGAACCGCACCGAAAATATGAGTTTCAAAGTGGTCGTAAGGTCGGTGGCAAATCGCTGGAGGATGTCAAATGGATCCCCGAGTTCTGGCCGGATACGGATGTGGTGCGCGACGATATTTTGGACTACGTTTTTGAACTGGAGTATTTCGACGCCCGTTTGGGGGAGATGGTGGACGAGCTTGAAGCTCGAGGCATCTTGGATAACACGATTATTATCGTGACTTCGGATAACGGCATGCCCTTTCCGCGGGTGAAGGGGCAGACCTACGAGTATTCCAATCATTTGCCTTTGATCATTTATTGGCCCGAGGGTATTCGTTCCGCCGGGCGCTCGGTGGACGAGTTTGTGAGCCTGATTGATTTGGTGCCCACTTTTCTGGAAGTGGCGGGGATTGAAGCCGATCGCTCTGGTATGGCATCAATCACCGGTCGCAGCTTGAGCCCCATTCTGGAAAACCGTCCGTCCGAGCAAGTTAGGGATCATGTCCTGCTCGGAAAAGAACGCCATGATGTGGGGCGTCCCAACAATGTCGGCTATCCAACGCGGGCGATTGTCGAGGGCGATTTTCTTTATATCATTAATTTTGAGCCCGGACGCTGGCCGGTTGGTAATCCAGAGGCCGGCTATGCCAACACCGACGGTGGCGCCACGAAAACCGAGATTCTCGAAGGTCGCACCGATCCGAGCTTACACCACTTCTGGCAATGGAATTTCGGTAAGCGCCCTCAGGAGGAGCTGTATCAAATTTCCGAAGATCCCGATTGTTTGCTCAATTTGGCTGGTTATCCTGAATTTGTAGACAAGCGTAACAAACTGCGCCTGCGTTTGTTGCAGCGATTGACAGACGAAGGTGACCCCCGAATGGCTGGTCATGGTGATATCTTCGATGAGTATCCCTACATGGATCCGAAGAGCGTAGATCTGTATGAGCGTACCATGGAAGGAGTGGAAGTGCGTTCAGCGTGGTTGAGCCCCTCTGATTTTGAAGCAGGCCCCGTGGGCATCGAGACTCTGGAGTAG
- a CDS encoding right-handed parallel beta-helix repeat-containing protein, with product MHKPLVHLATWLFAFILSSIFIPALQAKSLRITAPGTGIDATPILLDALAQCVNEDIDELILESGRYDLYPDSAPERFVHVSNHDDGLRRTALAIWNVNNLTISGHGAKLIAHGQAFIPITIYNSSNIAIEGLTIDWATPLHMQGTVTGIDPENNSFTAHMLDAENVFINRGRILHGEGGSPLNGINDFTLKPNKEWWQNAEWTHWVDSQTGRPLPKSRQQPILEWHPRWKTPATFMDLGEGAFSFTNATASMPQVGDTFISKGLLMPNRMSPAIHMENASDIALKQVTIHHAGGMGLIAQRSSDITIDAMNVRLPEKSERWVTTTADATHFVLCKGDITVTNSYFEYMLDDALNVHGLSAVIRKQTGPASLECELIHFQQLGLEFAQPGERLRFSQQADLVPYGERKVKSYRKLNSSRFEVTFTEPIDTFLQPGSYLDNLDCNPDLTFSGNTVRNNRARSIIFSTAGKVVIENNRFEHGTMAAILIEGDANNWFESGPVEDVLIRNNTFVPLSPSSYILEFGPNEKGMKTLSDAPFHRNIRVTQNQFKLIGPRILHAHRIDGISFDANTVLTQADYVYSKAASIHIERSRNTKVSGNRFDLPNEPVLHISE from the coding sequence ATGCACAAACCCTTAGTTCACCTCGCCACTTGGCTCTTTGCTTTTATATTGAGCTCTATTTTTATCCCTGCGCTACAGGCAAAAAGTCTTCGTATCACAGCACCGGGGACTGGCATAGATGCCACCCCAATTTTACTAGACGCTCTCGCACAATGCGTCAACGAAGACATCGATGAACTCATTCTAGAATCTGGGCGCTACGATCTATATCCCGACTCTGCCCCGGAACGATTTGTCCACGTCAGCAACCACGACGACGGGCTCCGCCGCACCGCGCTGGCTATCTGGAATGTGAACAATCTAACGATTTCAGGTCATGGTGCAAAACTCATCGCACACGGCCAGGCATTCATACCAATAACGATTTATAATTCGTCAAATATCGCCATCGAAGGTCTCACGATCGACTGGGCCACACCGCTTCACATGCAAGGCACAGTAACCGGTATCGACCCGGAGAACAATTCCTTCACCGCCCACATGCTCGACGCCGAAAATGTATTCATCAATCGCGGACGAATCCTACACGGCGAAGGAGGCTCCCCGCTCAATGGCATCAACGATTTCACGCTCAAGCCCAATAAAGAATGGTGGCAAAATGCAGAATGGACGCACTGGGTCGATAGCCAGACTGGACGCCCACTGCCGAAATCTCGACAACAGCCCATCCTTGAATGGCACCCTCGCTGGAAGACTCCAGCCACATTTATGGATTTGGGCGAAGGCGCATTCAGCTTTACCAATGCCACCGCATCCATGCCTCAAGTAGGGGATACTTTTATTTCCAAAGGCCTACTCATGCCCAACCGCATGAGCCCTGCCATTCACATGGAGAACGCCAGCGACATCGCACTGAAACAAGTCACCATCCATCATGCAGGCGGCATGGGACTCATTGCTCAGCGCAGCAGCGATATAACGATCGACGCAATGAACGTCCGACTCCCCGAAAAGAGTGAACGCTGGGTCACAACGACGGCTGACGCCACTCACTTCGTACTGTGCAAAGGAGACATCACGGTCACGAACTCCTACTTCGAATACATGCTGGACGATGCGCTCAACGTTCATGGGCTCTCCGCAGTCATCCGAAAACAAACTGGCCCTGCCTCACTCGAATGCGAGCTCATACATTTCCAACAACTCGGCCTCGAGTTCGCACAGCCAGGAGAGCGTCTTCGCTTCTCCCAACAAGCCGACCTCGTTCCATACGGAGAGCGTAAGGTAAAAAGCTACCGAAAGCTGAATAGCAGTCGCTTCGAAGTAACCTTTACCGAACCAATAGATACTTTCCTTCAACCGGGCAGCTATCTGGACAATCTGGATTGCAATCCAGACCTAACATTCTCCGGAAATACCGTCCGCAACAACCGGGCGCGCAGCATTATCTTTTCAACTGCCGGTAAAGTTGTCATCGAAAACAATCGATTCGAACACGGCACCATGGCCGCCATACTCATCGAAGGCGATGCCAACAACTGGTTTGAATCGGGCCCCGTCGAGGATGTGCTCATTCGCAATAACACTTTCGTCCCGCTCAGCCCCAGCAGTTATATACTGGAATTCGGTCCCAATGAAAAGGGCATGAAGACTCTCAGCGATGCTCCCTTCCACCGGAATATCCGTGTGACACAGAATCAATTTAAATTGATCGGCCCGCGCATCCTGCATGCCCACCGCATCGACGGTATTTCCTTTGATGCGAATACAGTGCTCACTCAAGCCGACTACGTTTACAGCAAGGCCGCGAGCATCCACATTGAAAGATCCCGAAACACAAAGGTCAGCGGAAATCGCTTCGATCTACCCAACGAACCCGTCCTTCACATATCTGAATAA